A section of the Macadamia integrifolia cultivar HAES 741 chromosome 9, SCU_Mint_v3, whole genome shotgun sequence genome encodes:
- the LOC122089973 gene encoding putative uridine kinase C227.14 isoform X2 — protein MEVSAFSATTGRYSCSSADLGSLKTKKHPIWRQCSVAISPNKNAGQPLLVQIGFTTPKKNRFKVLSSQKKEIPVVEARNIDEIYDGLAERLLPTAAVASNPNLKYIVGLAGPPGAGKTTIASEVIRRINMLWSQKAPSMASEVQPPNVAIVLPMDGFHLYRHQLDEMENPEEAYARRGAPWTFDPTRLLTCLKALRNQGSVYAPSFDHGVGDPKEEDIFVNLQHKIVIVEGNYLFLEDGIWKEISSIFDEKWFVEVDIDTAMQRVQKRHVSTGKPPDVAKWRIEYNDRPNAELINKSKKHADLVISA, from the exons ATGGAGGTCTCAGCTTTTTCGGCAACTACTGGACGGTATTCCTGTTCTTCTGCAG ATTTGGGATCGCTAAAAACCAAGAAGCATCCCATTTGGCGTCAATGCTCGGTGGCCATTTCTCCGAATAAAAATGCCGGACAACCTTTACTGGTTCAAATTGGATTTACGACTCCAAAAAAGAACCGATTCAAG GTGCTGTcaagtcaaaagaaagaaattccTGTTGTAGAGGCCAG GAATATTGATGAGATATATGATGGTTTAGCTGAACGCCTTCTTCCTACAGCAGCAGTGGCATCAAATCCTAATCTAAA GTATATCGTGGGTTTAGCTGGTCCACCTGGTGCTGGGAAGACCACTATTGCATCTGAAGTAATTCGCCGAATAAATATGCTGTGGTCCCAGAAGGCTCCTTCAATGGCTTCTGAAGTTCAGCCTCCAAATGTTGCTATTGTTCTTCCCATGGATGGTTTCCATCTTTACCGTCACCAACTTGATGAAATGGAG AATCCAGAGGAAGCTTATGCAAGAAGGGGAG CTCCATGGACTTTTGATCCCACACGACTGCTGACATGCCTCAAGGCTCTTAGGAATCAG GGATCAGTTTATGCTCCATCATTCGACCATGGTGTTGGAGATCctaaagaagaagatatttttgtGAACCTGCA gCACAAAATAGTAATAGTAGAAGGAAATTACTTGTTCCTTGAAGATGGCATCTGGAAGGAGATTTCTTCTATATTTGATGAGAAATG GTTCGTTGAAGTTGATATTGACACAGCAATGCAACGAGTCCAAAAGAGGCATGTTTCGACTG GAAAACCTCCTGATGTAGCTAAATGGAGG ATTGAATACAATGACCGGCCAAACGCAGAGCTCATCAATAAGTCAAAGAAGCATGCAGATCTAGTAATCAG TGCTTGA
- the LOC122089973 gene encoding putative uridine kinase C227.14 isoform X1, protein MEVSAFSATTGRYSCSSADLGSLKTKKHPIWRQCSVAISPNKNAGQPLLVQIGFTTPKKNRFKVLSSQKKEIPVVEARNIDEIYDGLAERLLPTAAVASNPNLKYIVGLAGPPGAGKTTIASEVIRRINMLWSQKAPSMASEVQPPNVAIVLPMDGFHLYRHQLDEMENPEEAYARRGAPWTFDPTRLLTCLKALRNQGSVYAPSFDHGVGDPKEEDIFVNLQHKIVIVEGNYLFLEDGIWKEISSIFDEKWFVEVDIDTAMQRVQKRHVSTGKPPDVAKWRIEYNDRPNAELINKSKKHADLVIRSVDFQS, encoded by the exons ATGGAGGTCTCAGCTTTTTCGGCAACTACTGGACGGTATTCCTGTTCTTCTGCAG ATTTGGGATCGCTAAAAACCAAGAAGCATCCCATTTGGCGTCAATGCTCGGTGGCCATTTCTCCGAATAAAAATGCCGGACAACCTTTACTGGTTCAAATTGGATTTACGACTCCAAAAAAGAACCGATTCAAG GTGCTGTcaagtcaaaagaaagaaattccTGTTGTAGAGGCCAG GAATATTGATGAGATATATGATGGTTTAGCTGAACGCCTTCTTCCTACAGCAGCAGTGGCATCAAATCCTAATCTAAA GTATATCGTGGGTTTAGCTGGTCCACCTGGTGCTGGGAAGACCACTATTGCATCTGAAGTAATTCGCCGAATAAATATGCTGTGGTCCCAGAAGGCTCCTTCAATGGCTTCTGAAGTTCAGCCTCCAAATGTTGCTATTGTTCTTCCCATGGATGGTTTCCATCTTTACCGTCACCAACTTGATGAAATGGAG AATCCAGAGGAAGCTTATGCAAGAAGGGGAG CTCCATGGACTTTTGATCCCACACGACTGCTGACATGCCTCAAGGCTCTTAGGAATCAG GGATCAGTTTATGCTCCATCATTCGACCATGGTGTTGGAGATCctaaagaagaagatatttttgtGAACCTGCA gCACAAAATAGTAATAGTAGAAGGAAATTACTTGTTCCTTGAAGATGGCATCTGGAAGGAGATTTCTTCTATATTTGATGAGAAATG GTTCGTTGAAGTTGATATTGACACAGCAATGCAACGAGTCCAAAAGAGGCATGTTTCGACTG GAAAACCTCCTGATGTAGCTAAATGGAGG ATTGAATACAATGACCGGCCAAACGCAGAGCTCATCAATAAGTCAAAGAAGCATGCAGATCTAGTAATCAGGTCAGTAGACTTCCAGAGCTGA
- the LOC122088007 gene encoding barwin-like codes for MPTSGFQCKTLRSINFMPSCTIFETTERKEERERERERERERERERERERMRRAYHYVVSLVLLLSIAAGAMAQSASNVRATYHYYNAAKNGYNLNAVSAYCATWDANKPLQWRSRYEWTAFCGPSGPHGQDACGKCLRVTNTRTGAQLTVRIVDQCANGGLDLDWSAFKKLDTDGNGYNQGHLTVNYSFVSC; via the exons atGCCAACGAGTGGGTTTCAATGCAAGACTCTCAGGTCTATAAATTTCATGCCTTCTTGCACCATCTTCGAAACcacagaaaggaaagaagagagagagagagagagagagagagagagagagagagagagagagagagagagagagaggatgaggAGAGCATACCATTATGTTGTGAGCCTTGTATTGCTGCTGAGTATAGCAGCAGGTGCGATGGCACAGAGTGCTTCGAACGTGCGAGCAACGTATCATTACTACAACGCAGCTAAGAATGGATACAACTTGAACGCCGTGAGTGCTTATTGTGCCACTTGGGATGCTAACAAGCCCCTCCAATGGCGTAGCCGCTATGAATGGACTGCCTTCTGTGGCCCCTCCGGCCCACACGGCCAGGATGCTTGCGGCAAATGCTTGAGG GTGACCAACACTAGGACTGGGGCTCAGTTAACGGTGAGGATCGTTGACCAGTGTGCTAATGGAGGGTTAGATCTGGATTGGAGTGCTTTCAAGAAGCTGGATACTGATGGCAATGGCTACAACCAGGGCCACCTCACCGTCAACTACAGTTTCGTCAGCTGCTGA